One Salvelinus fontinalis isolate EN_2023a chromosome 22, ASM2944872v1, whole genome shotgun sequence genomic window, AGTATGGTTCTGTTCAAGGGTAAAGAACATCCTTGATGTGGGCCTGTTCCCCCAatacacacagccccaacacactcagccccaaccccaacacacacagccccaacacacTCAGCCCCAACCCACTCAGCCCCAACCCACTCAGCCCCaaccccaacacacacagccacaaccCACTCAGCCACAACACACTCAGCCCCaaccccaacacacacagccccaacccactcagcccaaaccccaacacacacagccccaacccacTCAGCCACAACACACTCAGCCCCGACCCACTCAGCCCCAACctcaacacacacagccccaacccactcagccccaaccccaacacacacagccccaaccccaacccacTCAGCCCCAAACCCAACCCACTCAGCCCCAACCCCAACACACTCAGCCACAACACACTCAGCCCCAACACACTCAGCcacaacaccaacacacacagccccaacccacTCAGCCCCAACCCCAATACACTCAGCCACAACACACTCAGCCCCAACACACTCAGCCACAACACACTCAGCCCCAACACACTGAGCCACAACACACtcagccccaaccccaacccacTCAGCCCCAACACACTCAGCCCCAACCCACTCAGCCACAACACACTCATCTCCAACCCACTCAGCCACAACACACTCAGCcccaacaccaacacacacagccccaacccacTCAGCCCCAAACCACTCAGCCCCAACCCCAATACACTCAGCCACAACACACTCAGCCCCAACCCACTCAGCCACAACACACTCAGCTCCAACCCACTCAGCCACAACACACTCAGCcccaacaccaacacacacagccccaacccacTCAGCCCCAAACCACTCAGCCCCAACCCCAATACACTCAGCCCCAACCCACTCAGCCACAACACACTCAGCCCCAACACACTGAGCCACAACACACtcagccccaaccccaacccacTCAGCCCCAACACACTCAGCCCCAACCCACTCAGCCACAACACATTCAGCTCCAACCCACTCAGCCACAACACACTCAGCCCCAACACCAACACACTCAGCCCCAACCCACTCAGCCACAACACACTCAGCCCCAACCCACTCAGCcccaacactaacacacacagccccaaccccAACACACTCAGCCCCAACCCCAACACACTCAGCCCCAACCCACTCAGCcccaacacacacagccccaacacactcagccccaaccccaacacacacaaccCCAACCCCAATACACTCAGCCCCAACACACTCAGCCCCAACACACTCAGCCCCAATCCACTCAGCCCCAACACACTCAGCCCCAACCCACtcagccccaaccccaacccactcagccccaaccccaacccacTCAGCCCCAACCCACTCAGCCCCAACCCACTCAGCCCCAACACACTCAGCCCCAACACACACAGCCCATCTCAACCCAGGCCATCTCCAATTACAGTAATGGCACCGCAATGTATGCTGGGAGCAGAAGTCCCATTTCGGTGAATGGAGAGCAGTTCGGACACATCCTGCCGTCTTCTTCACCTACCGACTCCTCATCGCGGGAGTCAGGGTCCCCTCGTAGCCTGGCCAGCCCCCAGTGGAGAAACCCATGTCCCAGCAGGTCTCGCAGTGGCAGATCATGACAGATCTGAGCCTATAGAGTGCTGTGGTGCTCGAGGGGAGGAGCCAATAGAGGGTAAGAGCCTATAGAGTGCTGTGGTCCTCGAAGGGAGGAGCCTATAGAGTGCTGTGGTCCTCGAGGGGAGGAGCCAATAGAGTGCTGTGGTCCTCGAGGGGAGGAGCCAATAGAGGGGAGGAGCCAATAGAGGTGAAGAGCCTATAAAGTGCTGTGGTCCTCGAGGGGAGGAGCCTATAGAGTGCTGTGGTCCTCGAGGGGAGAAGCCAATAGAGTGCTGTGGTCATCGAGGGGAGGAACCAATAGAGTGCTGTGGTCATCGAGGGGAGGAGCCAATAGAGTGCTGTGGTCCTCGAGGGGAGGAGCCTATAGAGTGCTGTGGTCATCGAGGGGAGGAGCCTATAGAGTGCTGTGGTCATCGAGGGGAGGAGCCAATAGAGTGCTGTGGTCCTCGAGGGGAGGAACCAATAGAGTGCTGTGGTCCTCGAGGGGGGTGGTTGATACACTtcggttggaatcattaaaactcgtttatgtaaacttccaacttcaactgtatttaaattgactgatttccttttatgaactgtaactgagtaaaatcttttaaattgttgcatgttgcgtttatatttttgttaagtgtatATAGTCTAAATGGATCTTTAAAAATAAAGTCTTCACTATGCATTTCGAGAACTGAAAGTGAAAGTTGCGCATATTTCTCAGGATTGCAGCTATGGAGCGCTGTGTGACAACATAAAACTAGGATTCTGTAGTTTACTGCAATGGTCCGAACCCTGTGTATGTCAAATACATGGTCAAATTAATTATCTCATTGTTGGAATGCCATCAATGCAGTTGAAATACGCGTAGGGCTGTTTTCAATAAATATCGATACCAAACACTATTGTATTAACATTATCTTTGTTAAAGTATACAAATGCTAGGTACCAAAGCCActcacagggttggttaactcACGGTTTCTCCTGTCTACCAACGTAGGTAAGTCAGCCTTTAGTTTGAACGCCGTCCATGTTTGGAGTCATTTATAAACCTCATTAAATCTTGGATCCCTGGTGCCAGTAGGGCATTTCAGAATGCTGATGAGGAATACGTTCACTGCGGTTTAAAAGTGTTTTGGTTGATtgtggtggtttattagtgttgaatGTGATCTATCTATCTGCtgtgtcctgtagtttattagTGTTGAATGTGATCTATCTATCTGCtgtgtcctgtagtttattagTGTTGAATGTGATCTATCTAACTGCTCTATCCTGTAGTTTATTAGTGTTGAATGTGGTCTATCTATCTGTtgtgtcctgtagtttattagTGTTGAGATGTGGTCTATCTATCTGCTGTATTTTTTGCTGTTTTAATGATTTTTAGAAATATTGTGTATTATTATCCCCTGCACTGTAATGTCCACTAGGGGACAGTAGGGGACAGGCCAACGTACCGGTTTGGCCTGAAGTTACAcacaggtaggcctactctggTGGCTGTGAAATAAG contains:
- the LOC129820348 gene encoding mucin-2-like produces the protein MVTSPNPNTLSHNTLSPNTLSHNTNTHSPNPLSPNPNTLSHNTLSPNTLSHNTLSPNTLSHNTLSPNPNPLSPNTLSPNPLSHNTLISNPLSHNTLSPNTNTHSPNPLSPKPLSPNPNTLSHNTLSPNPLSHNTLSSNPLSHNTLSPNTNTHSPNPLSPKPLSPNPNTLSPNPLSHNTLSPNTLSHNTLSPNPNPLSPNTLSPNPLSHNTFSSNPLSHNTLSPNTNTLSPNPLSHNTLSPNPLSPNTNTHSPNPNTLSPNPNTLSPNPLKQFGHILPSSSPTDSSSRESGSPRSLASPQWRNPCPSRSRSGRS